The following proteins come from a genomic window of Fusobacterium sp. DD2:
- a CDS encoding Maff2 family mobile element protein, translating to MEFFTAGVGVLKTLVTAIGAGLGAWGVINLMEGYGNDNPGAKSQGIKQLMAGGGIVLIGIKLIPLLANVLN from the coding sequence ATGGAATTTTTTACAGCTGGAGTTGGAGTTTTAAAGACACTTGTAACTGCAATTGGTGCAGGTTTAGGAGCATGGGGAGTTATTAACTTAATGGAAGGTTATGGTAATGATAACCCTGGTGCTAAATCTCAAGGTATTAAGCAGCTTATGGCTGGTGGAGGAATTGTACTAATCGGTATTAAATTAATTCCACTACTTGCAAATGTTTTAAATTAG
- a CDS encoding VirB6/TrbL-like conjugal transfer protein, CD1112 family, translated as MFGIFDKLTEFFKDMLLGGIKANLESMFLDINDKVGVIATDVGKTPMGWNGEVYNFIKNINDNVIVPIAGLIITAVLCIELINMVMQKNNMHDTDTFEFFKYIIKMFIAVYLASHAFEFSMAVFDVAQNLVNKAAGVITTSATVSGDQIVAMVDALKEKEIGELLMILVETSLVRIAIQCISLTITLIVYGRMFEIYVYSSVSSIPFATMGNKEWGQIGTNYIKGLFALGLQGLFLMICLGIYTVLIRTVQVTDIHASLFSILGYALLLGLMMFKSGTIAKSIMNTH; from the coding sequence ATGTTTGGTATCTTTGACAAGCTAACTGAATTTTTTAAGGATATGCTACTCGGAGGTATCAAAGCAAATCTTGAGTCCATGTTCTTAGATATAAATGACAAGGTAGGAGTTATTGCAACTGATGTTGGGAAAACACCAATGGGTTGGAATGGAGAAGTATATAACTTCATAAAAAACATTAATGATAATGTGATTGTTCCAATAGCAGGTCTTATCATAACAGCAGTTTTATGTATTGAACTCATAAATATGGTTATGCAGAAGAATAATATGCACGATACAGATACTTTTGAGTTTTTCAAATACATTATAAAGATGTTTATAGCAGTCTACCTTGCAAGCCATGCCTTTGAATTTTCAATGGCAGTCTTTGATGTGGCACAAAATCTTGTAAACAAAGCGGCAGGGGTAATTACTACTTCTGCCACTGTTTCAGGAGATCAGATAGTTGCAATGGTTGATGCATTAAAAGAAAAAGAAATAGGTGAGCTTTTAATGATACTAGTTGAAACAAGCCTAGTGAGGATTGCAATTCAATGTATATCTTTAACTATTACCTTAATAGTATATGGGCGTATGTTTGAAATATATGTCTACTCATCAGTATCATCCATACCATTTGCGACTATGGGAAATAAAGAATGGGGTCAGATTGGAACAAATTATATCAAGGGACTTTTTGCCTTGGGACTACAAGGTTTGTTTTTGATGATATGTTTAGGTATCTACACCGTTTTAATAAGAACGGTACAGGTTACAGATATTCACGCAAGCTTGTTTAGTATATTAGGATATGCTCTACTACTTGGACTTATGATGTTTAAGAGTGGAACAATTGCAAAAAGTA
- a CDS encoding single-stranded DNA-binding protein has translation MDREMININANLVKEAEFSEFEKDGESVQVANFALVKNYGKGKEYTNCSVYGEKVEIVKEFEKGDLIHVFGYFKENKKGDKIYKNFIVKSLNKIEKRQENEEE, from the coding sequence ATGGATAGAGAAATGATAAATATTAATGCAAATTTAGTTAAAGAAGCTGAATTTTCAGAATTTGAAAAAGATGGAGAAAGTGTTCAAGTAGCAAATTTTGCTCTTGTAAAAAATTATGGAAAGGGCAAAGAATATACAAATTGCTCAGTATATGGAGAAAAGGTAGAAATTGTAAAAGAATTTGAAAAAGGAGATCTAATCCATGTCTTTGGATATTTCAAAGAAAACAAAAAAGGAGATAAGATCTACAAGAACTTTATAGTTAAATCACTAAACAAAATAGAAAAAAGACAAGAAAACGAGGAGGAATAA